The following is a genomic window from Vitis vinifera cultivar Pinot Noir 40024 chromosome 6, ASM3070453v1.
ttttttttaaatgattagaaGAAACATATATCAGGTGCACTGCATAATTCATATTTACATGCGATCCCCTTTTCAAACCTGTAAAAATTACCTTTGGAAGCATCTGTATCAGAAGTCACCGTTTGCATGAAAGCACCTGCCACGTCTTCATTGCCCTTAGCATGAGTAACAGATGGTTTGACAGTATCATCTAAGGAATTGTTCATCGGTGTTGATTCTTCTGATGGATTCTTTGCATAGCTCTGTCCAGGACAATTCCATAACATGAGGTAATCAACATATAAGCCCTTTCACCAGTTGAGAAAACTCTAATACACTTTATTATAAGCAGCCAGAACAAATGGCATAACtgaatgataagaaaaatagagaaaaatatgaataattttaatGAGTTACAGTATAATATTATATCcaatattcttataaaaataaaaaaggattcCACAGTCATCCACATGATTTGAAGAAAATTGCAGTATGATATTATagtgaatatttttataaaaggaaacATGATTCCTCAAGGTTGTCTACTTCATTAACAAGTAAGCAATGCAATTACAGGAATAGTCCAAGGGAGCTCCTCTTAACCAACTTCAATTAATATCATTGTAACTAATCAAAATGAGAACACTATTACAGATTGTCAAAGATTGTGTGTTTCCATTTCTATGAAAATCAATTCCATCATTTATCCCCATGGGAAATGCATTAATAATCAGAACAACAAATCTAATCAATTTGAAAACATAAGTGAATTGCAGCAAAATGTTAACtataattgatttctttttccaAGATGGGCATGTGAATGGTCAAATGTAACCTACCAATATATTGCGCACTTTCTAATAGGTAAGAAGGCCACAAAACCATTAGAAGACGATAGCACAACTTACAAGAAGCTTGACATGCCCATAGTAATTGCACACTTTCTACAAGATATAATCAAGACATTGACAACAAGTATTTTCCTAGATGGGATGAAGGACTTATTTGTCTGACTACAGTAAACACATATTCATACATCTCTGTGATCAAAGCTACCTCAATTAATAGTGTGCCATCCTTGAACACTTCCCTATATTGTTCTGTCTCCCAAAATGAATCTGATACCCGACCATTAAATCCTTGAGGTATTGGGTCAGCTCCCAATCAACACATTGAATAAATTACAGATTATTTCAATCAGTTGAAAGCCACTATAAAATTCATTGCAAACAAATGATAGAAAACACTACTAACAACATTAAATCAAACATATCAAAAATCAGAAGTGGGAAGCTTTCTTGGAAAAAGAATCAACTACTGCAGTAACAAAAGGCAACAGCATCCAACCGTTACAAAATGACCAAAAAATTATAGGAAGTTGGGCACCTGCTATTATTGCACACCTTCTAATCTGTACATTCAATATACTGGCAATGAGTATTTTCCTAATTGGATTTGTCTGACTGCACATAACACATTCTTAAATCTCTATGATGGTTACTACTATACCTCTCCTGATTCCTTGAGCTCTTCCTGATGTTCTGTCAGCCAAAAAGGATCCGATGCCTGATTGCCAAACCCTGGAGGTATTAATCCAGGCCCCTGTCAACATATTCAATAAATCATACTTTAAGTTTGTCAGTTTATGGCTATGAAAAGGATTATAGcgaacaaaagaaagaaaaggaacacCACCGACACTAGCCAATGTATCAAACATCTCTATAAGTATCTTTCTTGGCAAATAATTGACTCTTCTGGTGACAAAGGGCTATAAACATCCAACCATTAGAATACCAACACAAATTATAAGAAACTTGAAGGTCACCATAATTGTATACTTTCTAATAGGCACATTCAAGATATTGGCAACAACTAATTTCTTAACTTGGATGAAGAACATTATTTGTTTGACTACATAAAACACATTCTTAAAACTCTATTATGGATATTACCTGTTCCATCATCCAAAATGGGTTCCAAACCTGATCCCCAAACCCTGGAGGTATTAGGTTAGCTGCCTGTCAACATATCGGATGAAACATAAATTAGTCAACTCATGGCCACCCCAAATACACTTTCTCCAAAATGTGTATTCAAATGCATATGGTACCATGTGCCCCCCAAATATTTCATGCTCTATGAATTTGGGCATGTGTCATTTGCCCTCGTGGGTATGCACATGGACACATGATGTGAGACTCTATGTTATGCACACACACAAACCCAAATGTATAAACACACATACATTGCAGACCAACATAAATGAATGCAACTTAAATCACTCTTGTTGCCACACCATTGGGAGCAACACTTACCATTCTCGATGCCACCTCATTAAATTCCAGTAGCTTTTGTTGATGTCGAGATGACAACAAATCTTGAAGTATTTGCTCACTTCCCTGTAACAAGATTAAATAAAGCATTAGGCTAACACTTACACCAAACAGAAAGGAAGTTATAAATAATACATCTACTTATGATGCTTACCATGGCAGGCAACTTAGTCGATGGAAGGCTTGGGAGCTCATTTCCCCCCATTGTCAACCCTGCAGATATAAGGACTCCACCCTTAAAATAACCACACAGAAATATGCTAGCAATCATATCAATAAGAACATTTGTAGCACCAATATAGATTGATCCATGTTTGATTAACTTCACCATTACCAAAACCTTAAGAGAAGTTCAGCTATTCTCTTTGGGGcatcattttaattttccttttctgaTTCACAcatgctaaaaataatttaggtgATATATTATGACATTGTGAGCCATATTCATCTCTTCCCCATTAATATCAAATAGAAGATATGTAGAGCCTTGATGGTACAGGCGGTGCAACCCATAGGTGGAACTCCTAACTCCTAAGATATAAGGCCTAGACCTTTAAAATGCCCAAAATCATTAGTGAAGTTTTGAAACAATCTCCCAAAGTCATTTCCTCTTTTAACTCAAACTGCAGCCATTAAATCACTGATGAAGAAAGTTAGAGCACAGTACCTGCATCAGCACTAATAGCCAGGTCCCCAGAAGGCTTTTCATTCATCTCATGCTGTCTTGATGAGGAGGCCTCACTTTGTTCCCCAGTTTCCATCATTTCTTCAgtctaataattaaaaaaac
Proteins encoded in this region:
- the LOC104879535 gene encoding uncharacterized protein LOC104879535 isoform X1; amino-acid sequence: MGDLGVREMFEYYLYDYLVKNNMGETAEIFRREANLNFDPTRPPPVDAPDGFLHEWWVIFYDMFRSRKVVNEEPDEGSSVVTEEMMETGEQSEASSSRQHEMNEKPSGDLAISADAGLTMGGNELPSLPSTKLPAMGSEQILQDLLSSRHQQKLLEFNEVASRMAANLIPPGFGDQVWNPFWMMEQGPGLIPPGFGNQASDPFWLTEHQEELKESGESYAKNPSEESTPMNNSLDDTVKPSVTHAKGNEDVAGAFMQTVTSDTDASKGGSLVKQKFHNFGNTIIILFLLWQPGMIHSSHSQHDLGSQWWWTDIKILIHLPTDVAKLYIVEIIP
- the LOC104879535 gene encoding uncharacterized protein LOC104879535 isoform X2, whose amino-acid sequence is MGDLGVREMFEYYLYDYLVKNNMGETAEIFRREANLNFDPTRPPPVDAPDGFLHEWWVIFYDMFRSRKVVNEEPDEGSSVVTEEMMETGEQSEASSSRQHEMNEKPSGDLAISADAGLTMGGNELPSLPSTKLPAMGSEQILQDLLSSRHQQKLLEFNEVASRMAANLIPPGFGDQVWNPFWMMEQGPGLIPPGFGNQASDPFWLTEHQEELKESGESYAKNPSEESTPMNNSLDDTVKPSVTHAKGNEDVAGAFMQTVTSDTDASKGGSLVKQKFHNFGNTIIILFLLWQPGMIHSSHSQHDLGSQWK
- the LOC104879535 gene encoding uncharacterized protein LOC104879535 isoform X3 — protein: MGDLGVREMFEYYLYDYLVKNNMGETAEIFRREANLNFDPTRPPPVDAPDGFLHEWWVIFYDMFRSRKVVNEEPDEGSSVVTEEMMETGEQSEASSSRQHEMNEKPSGDLAISADAGLTMGGNELPSLPSTKLPAMGSEQILQDLLSSRHQQKLLEFNEVASRMAANLIPPGFGDQVWNPFWMMEQGPGLIPPGFGNQASDPFWLTEHQEELKESGESYAKNPSEESTPMNNSLDDTVKPSVTHAKGNEDVAGAFMQTVTSDTDASKGHVSWKNCE